The genomic segment agatcattttctccagaatgccggaggttgagggggcACCTAAttgaaaattatgagaggcatatataggttagacagtctgaacctttttctcagggtggaaatgtcaaggactagaggttataacttgaaagcttaaaggagatgtgcagggaaagCTTTTTACCCAGCGGGTCGTGAGTGCCTTGAACACACTACCAGGGGCgatggtggaggctgatatgatagtggcctttaagatgcttttggatagactcatggatatgcagggattggagtaaTATGAATTGTGCACTGGCAGATTAGAattggacttggcatcatgtccagcacagacattatgggccgaagggcctgttcctgtgctatactgttctatgttctatataaaagtctgtgtgtTGATGTCCAACAGGCAGCACGGGGTTTGGATTATTTTATATGGATTCAGCCCTGTAAAATTTAGTTCCATATGGGAGACTCTTGGCATGCTACCGACAATAGATCTGGCTTTCCTGGATATAGGAATGTGATCTTATTCCTAGTTACTGATTAAAAAGACAGTCAATACATTTTACACTGGTGCAACATCAGTAAAGTAACTAATTTTGGAAGCTAAACTTCCAAAAATACTGTTAGAATGATGAAAAAAATGCTGCCTCTTACCTTATCTTAATGAATATCTATCTGCTTTTATGATGAAAATATCTACAGCACATATAACTGATATAAGTATCATTAGAATTTTGCTGGTGCCTTAAGTCTCAACAGAGGATTCCTCTAATATATGTAGAAGGAactcagatgcaggtttacacggaagataggcaaaaaatgctgcagcaactgagtgggtcaggcagcatcgctggagaaaatgaataggtggcgtttcgggccgagacccttctttagactcaaaatgtcacctattcctattcttccagcattctgtgtcgatTTCTCCAATATAATCAagttaatttaatttgttataaTATTCAATAAAAATAATTGCAAATGAATGTACATTAGCTGGCTGGAGGATGAAGTACTGGAACACCCTATTTCATCCCCTCCAGTATttcattgtagtttagtttagtatattgccaggtacagtgaaaagtaaaGGGTTCATATTTTCATTAACTCAGCAAGAGTAACATTCCCTTTTTCCAGGAGTCTCCACATTGTGCTGTGGACGGTGTTCTGCATGATCCAGGTGTGTGTTTGCACGTCCCGGGTGTTTCTGGCTGCTCATTTCCCACACCAGGTTTTTACCGGAGTTCTTTCAGGTGCGTATTCTTTCTTTCAGTTGCAAATGTAACTGCTCAATGCCGTTCTAGGCACAGTGACTGAACCTGACACACCTTGAACCTCTGCATCAAACTGATGGCGGTGTATGTACATAGTTGGCTCAAGTGTACTTAAAATCCAAGACGTACTGTGTCATAAATACAAACAAGGAATACAAGGAATATGTTCAGTTTGGTAGTAAGATCTGTGTCATCAAAAATGGGTGAAAAAATGATGGAGTGTTACATTTTATATATCACTAAAACTGGCTTTACAATTGACACTTGCTTATTTAATATGTATTTAGAAGCAAATGGgactgggactagcttagatatgcTTCATgaatgaattgggctgaaggccttgtttctgtgctgtgtgactctgtgacttatTGACTCTATATTGTCTGTCAATAGTAATATAATTTTGACAAGGTATTAATTGGACATTTCCATCTACAGGAATGGTTGTGGCCGAGGTGTTTGGCCGGATTAATGCGATCTACAACGTAAACTTCAAGAGGTATCTTCAGATCACcctcttcctcttctccttcGCTCTGGGCTTCTACCTGCTGTTGAAAGTGCTGGGCATCGACCTGCTGTGGTCGCTGGAGAAAGCCCAGAGATGGTGCGCCCGGGCTGAGTGGgtccacattaacaccaccccctTCGCCGGGCTGGTGAGGAACATGGGAGCCTTGTTCGGACTGGGATTAGCTCTGAACTCACCCATTTATGCGGAGAGCTGCAAAGGGAAGAGAGGCCAGCAGCTCAGCTTCAGAATAAGTTGCATTGTGGTCTCCTTGATCGTCCTGCACCTGTTCGACTCGATGAAGCCCCCGACGCAGAGGGAATTCCTGTTTTATTTCCTGTCCTTCTGCAAAAGTGCTGCCGTGCCTCTGGCAGCTGCTGTTTTAGTTCCATTCTGTGTGTCACAGCTTGTGAACAGACAGGACAAGAAGGAACTATAACGTCCCAACCTAAATCACCTTGTGGACTGCATTGCACTGTTTAATATACTGTAAAACATGAGCGACTGGAAGTGTGCTCTGTTCTGTAGCATCTGGAAAGAGAAGAGCAAATGAGATGAGAGAAAAAGGAAGACAAGGGGACAGGATGTCACCCTGAGAGAGAGGAAGCAGACGAATAGATGGGGAGTACGTCTGTCAGAGGGATAAAGACAAAgctttacagcgccatagacccgggttcaatcctgactgtgggtgctgtctgtacggagttttacgttcttcctgtgaccgtgtgggttttctcggggtgctccagttgcaaagacgtgcacgtttgtaggttagtctctgtaaattacccctagtgagtagggtagaactagtgtatggagagtgattgctggtcggtgtggattcgatggaccgaagggcctgtttccatgctgtatatctaaactaatgtCCAAGAAAGCTAGTAAgtgtagaaaggaaatgcagatgctggtttacaccgaagatagacacaaaatgctggaataactcagcaggacaggcagcatctctggatagaaggaatgggtgacatatcgggtccagacctgaaagaccagacttcagtctgaagaagggtctcgaactgaaacgtcacccattctttctattgagtgatgctgcctgtgccgctgagctactccagtatttttgtgtacaaaGAGGGGAGGCAGGCAGAAAGAGAGCAAGGGACTTCTAGTGTGAAAACCGCATGAACTAGTGAGACAGAGACATTGAGCTAAGGATCATTGGGGAACTAGACAGCGTAAAACAGAGAAATGTCCAGAGAGTTTCACCCTACCACAATGCTACTGCACCAACTCACTTTCTAGATGCTTCTGAACGTTCGAGCTGTGGAGTTTCATCTCCTCTGTTCCTTCCGCTTTTACTTAAGATATTTATGCATCTGCTTTTTGTTTTACTGGCTCCAAGATGTTATTTTGCATTGTATTTTTTCTTatgcaatatttatttttaatacgCCGAGCTCATTGTTGAACGACTTGAAGGGTAATAGTCTAATAAATTTGAGTTTCTTAACATTGTGAAACAAGTACCTGGCCTAACTTGCTGCAGCTTATAGTCTTGTCGGCTCTGCATCGCATTGTAAGCCAGCTACGCTCTTTCCTCTTAAACTCATAACTTAAAAAGCTGAGCAGAGGTATTTTTTACCAAAGGTATGGTAACACAGCTGCTTGTGATCTCTCAGGGAAATTGGCTCCATTTGGCCAAGGCCTCAGAAATGACATTAGTTTCTAACTGTACACAGACTCATAAGAAAAGCTGCAACAGCCCACTGGTCTAGAGTTGAGCTAAAGACTAGAAAATTGTACTGGTGAACTAAATTAAAAACAGGCCACTTTCTACATACAATCAACCAAATGGATTGAGTACAGTTTGTTACTAGTTATCAACAAAGTCAATTGGGTCCAGGCCATCTACTATGTAACGTCTGTGAGAAATGTTTCTTGAAGCTGTACATGAATGTTTTTGATGCATCTCTTTGCATTGCACTGTACTTTAATTCAGGTTGTCCATTGCAAAGTCTCTGGCCATGAACAAGGAGGGTTTTAGAGTCCAGAGCTCACTGTGGATTATTTCAATGTTATTCAAtgattggacacaaaatgctggaggaactcggcaggtcaggcagcatctctggagtaaaatggacaagtgacgttttgaatgagaagaagggtcccgacctgaaacatcaccgatccatgtccttcacagatggtgcctgacccgctgagttactccagcactttgtgtccttttgtgtaaaccagtgtctgcagttgctTGTCTCAACCTTTATTTTGTGAGCTGTTGTTGAGACAGTGGTGTTCTAGCACGAAGTCAATGTTGTCTTTAACTACATCGTGTTTCCTGGCAAGTCTTGGCCAGTGCCTCGCCTCTAACAAGGAAGTACCATCAAAGTCCCGAAATCAAATCCCAATCTCCTTATTAATATAAAATGCTCAGAGCTCTTCCTTTGTAAAGCAAGTTTCAAATTACATGTGTACAAATGTAATTAATAAAGTCACTGAATGATATTTATATTCAGATCAGAAGCTACCCATATTGTTATGCCAACTATCTCTGCTTCTAAAGTTATAGAGTTAtaaagtcttacagcgtggaagatttggcccatcaagtacaTATTGACTATCAAGCACCcacttacactaatcctacacaccTCCCAGTTTATACTCCCCATGTTCCCATGAACAATCCCcagattttatgctttatctgcccACAGGGATGTAGAAAGAGGAGGAGATGTGGGAGGAGGCACCAggaggcacctggaggaaacccatctgatcagagggagaacatgtaagagggagggataaaagggaaatggaggCTCTGACATGGTACGGGTGGGAGAGGAGGATACAGAGGAGGGGAAAAGAACATGGTACCAAGAAGAAATATTGGAAGAACTGGGGTGGGGCAGGAAAAGAGAAAAGAGATATAGGGATATTACGTGAAATTGAATTCAATCTTCATGCCACTGAGTTGtcgtggaatatgaggtgatgttcttccaatttgcgtgtgCCCAGGGAACCGTcgggttgggtgggaagggatgagtgaaccaaggagttgcagagagaaTAATCTctacagaaagcagaaagggacaGGGATCGGAATATGTGACTGGTAGTAAAATAGGTATTTAGTTCATACACAAATGCAAGTGGCAGGTCTGTACTTGCGACCGATTCCCAACAGCACATGGATAAACTGGCTTGTTATATTAGATgtagagtcacagcatggaaactgactctacagcccaacttgttcatgagaCTAAAATGCTCCatctgagctggtcccatttgcttggcccacattcctctaaacgtCTCCTCTCCAATCATAgagagtccgagggtcttcaatgaggtagatggtagctcaggactgctctctagttgttggtaggatggttcagttgccagataacaatcgggaagagactgtccctgaatctggaggtgtgcgtgttcacacttttataccttttgcctgatgggagaggggataagagggagtggccggggtgtgactcgttccttgattatgctggcggccttgccgaggcagcgtggggtgtaaatggagtcaatggaagggaggttggtttgtgtgatggtctgggctgcctccacaattccctgcatTTTCATGCTGTGTGTGGCTTGGAGCACATCCTCCAGGTGCTGGCGTTCCTTGTGGTTTTGTTGCCCTTGTCCTTCGAGCTGGTAGAACTGTTGTGTTTGGAAGGCGCTGTCCAAGGAGTCTTGGTGATTGAGGGAGAATTATgaatttgattgagggagaattaTGAATTGTTTCCTGGCAAAAGGAGATTGCGAGTAATCTCAGACATAACAATGCTGAAGGGTTGCTTCAGATCCGTTGAAACCAGAACTCCCATCTATGCGACAGGGTCAACCTTGCAGCAAACACCCTACTAGTTGGAACTAAACCAAACAGTAAGACAGGTGATTTCGAACAGTGTTCCAACCAACAGAAAGGCAAGGGAAGTGCTATATGAGACCACAAGAGAGTTTAACTAGTTGCTGCATCAACAGTTTTTTGTCTTCAACTagcacaggggtggggaacctgccgccttctaggccattaagtgcggccttttgaatgaatccaaattttgtagaacaaatccttttatttttattaatatgtttttgtttgtcttttattatttttattttaatcttaaaatgaacgtatttaaaataacagagtaaaagaagattcagcaaaataatcctatatctaattgaagtttcttggatgcggccttattagattacagctaacaatgcggcattccaacatgaaaaggttccccacccctgttctAGCATGTTGCAAGGTAGCATGTAACCACTGTGCCTGAATACCAGGTTACCACTGGACTTGACTTAGCATTAAGAATTCAATGATCTAACAGTGAGTTACTGCAGTGCATTCTATAGATGGCACATTCTGTAGTTGGCACATTCTGCAGATGGCACATTCTGTTGACGCTGCTACTGTGTCAGTGGTACATGAGCAGACCAAGACTACCAAGTTGCACATACCAGTAACCCAACCATTATGCTACCAACCAAGCTGGTCTAGTAATTTGAGATTACTGTGCTAAGCAAGCATTAAATTAAATATTGTCTTTAAGATAAGATGACCTTTTAGACCAGATCTTGACTCGGGTGCACAGAGTCTCTAAAATGTTGGCTAATGTTCTGATGAAAACTTATTGTACATAATCATTaactctgttcctctctccatggatgctgccttacctgctgagtattcccagcattttccatttGCATTCCAGATTTCCAGCGATTGTCTTTCAATTAATTCTATGAAGTTACGATTTCAACGTGACACAGCAATAGTTCAAACCTAATTATTATTACTACCAGCTTGAAATGGACCCCAAAGATCAAACATGTTGTGAAAATAAGAACCACCATAATACTATTAATAAACGATATCATTAATAATCCTGATCAAAGCATAACCTGGGTTATTTTATCAGGGTTCAGATGAATTTTGCATTTGATTAATTCATTGGATTAGAACAACAACCTAAAATTACCGTCTATTTTTAGAGTACTGCTTTCACATACAGGCTATGAACTATTAATGCGATTGAAGATTAGAGTTAATCTACATATTACACAAGATCCATCTACTAGTTCAATATTGTTGCCATCTGCACTACTTATTTCTTGTTTCCTTTCCTCATTATGTTTTTGAACTAACTTATTGTTTATTTTTGCACAATCTTCTTTCTCATAGAATTTCACATATAATCTATGAGTAATTTGTGTGTGGGTTTGTTTGAGTTTACATTGCTGTGATGCTGCTGCGAGCtagattttcattgttcctgtGCCTCACATAAACTCAGGCGATgatacaaaaaaacaaattatacataattTACATGCAAAATTCTAAAAGAAAGTGGACAGTGCAAACAAGTAACACATTAGTTCAAAAACataataagaaaagaaaaagtccaGGTTAATGTTCAGTTGCTAATTTGTTTACGTCGTGGAATTCTCAATCTGATTGATGGAATTGTTATGACATAAATTATTACGATTACAGAAATTATCTGCTCTAAGGGCCCTCAATAAATTAATTTCTCAGAGTAATGTAGAGTAAATGTTCTGACTTGTAACATATTTATCTGCAGACTCCAGTGTTTAATGCAATGCTAGTTCGTGTTCACACACGTCACATGCTGGGATTTTCCATGTTGAACAAAACTGTGTCTCTGGGAAATATAAAAAGGGCTTTCCTAAAAAAGTTCACACATTAGCTAAATGGACCAAAGCTGGGAAATTCAACAGTACAATGGTGATTTAATTTGAGTAACATTGTCTTGGgcaatatggaacacaatattgaTAGTTTTTTGGTTGAACGGCACATAGCTTTCAAATCTAGTTTTTTTCTTGATGCAAtattcaaacaggcccttcggcccactgagtccatgccaaccattgtatcacctgttcacactaattctatgttatcccactttctcccacTCTctatacactgggggcaattaacagaggccaatcaacgtacaaacccacacgtctttgggatgtggaaggaaaccggagaaaactcacatggtctcagtgagaacatgcacactccacacagagagcagcgaggtcaggatcgaatccgggcttCTGgtaatgtgaggcagcagctctaccagctgtgccggtGCATTGTTGCTCATCGCAATCATGGATGGGCAGAGTGTTTGCTGCATTGGACTGGTGCAACACTCATCTGCAGCTCTGCATAGTGGCGCTGCCAGTGACCACTCTCAGCCTGAGAAGGATTTAGAGCACTACTTACTCTGTAGCAATGCTAAttaaagggtgtcaaagattattgAATTTTAGTAAATTGTATATTATCTATATATATAGTGTTTCCAGGCCTGTTTCGTTGCTGCCCTTGTTCTGTTGCtgatatatatgacaattaaacactcttgactatataataataataataataactttatttatagagcactttaaaaacaaccactgttgcaacaaagtgctgtacatgactaatcatggacaaaaaattattacacgacaataaaaacattaaaaaaagagagtaaaaacaataaaaataaaaacattaaaaacactaaaacaggagcaaagtctcaagcagggtcaaaagccaaggaatataaatgtgttttaacactggttttgaagatggacagtgagggggcctgtctgatgtgcaacggcagagtgttccaaagtgccggagcagcaacagagaaggctctatcccccctgagcttccgcttagaccttggtacctccaggagcagctgatcagctgacgcgGGGCgtatggatgaagcagctcagagaggtaacgcggggcgagcccatttaaagatttaaaaacaaataacagaatcttaaaatgaactcgaaaatacaccgggagccagtggagggagggaggccagaattggcgttatgtgctccctctttcgagttccagttaaaaggcgagcagcagcattttgaaccaactggagacgagccagggaagatcaagcaactccaaaatagagtgcgttacagtaatccagcctagacgtgataaaggcatggattactgtttcaaaatgctgccgctcaagaatgggcttcacctttgccagctgccttaaatgaaagaagctggacttaaccaccgcgcctatttgatgatctaatttaaaatcactgtccatcctaaaacccaggtttaaaactgttggcttcacataccgtgccaggggTAGACTAATCCACCACAAGAGTCCAGCCCATGAGCTACACTCAGCAGACAACCCAACTTAATCTTCACCACTGTGATCTGAGCCCATTCTAGGATCTCCCTTATTAATTGATCAGTGGATCCCAGCCAATATGATCCCCAGACTCACAGCACCCTCTCCCGATGACCAGGCAGCCTACGCATGATTGGGTTTGAAACAGAACAAATAACTGAGAAGTGGTCATACTATCAAATCCAGCAGTATTCTCAGCAGTTTGAGATTTCCAGCCACAAACAGTTTCCTTCCCTGCAAATCCAAAAAaccacagatgctgaaaatctgaaatttaaaaaagcaatgctgtaaacactcagcaggtcaggcagcatctggagagaggaGAACAACATTAACATTGCAGGTCGAAGAGCCAAACTCCATTTTGGAAAATTTTCTTTGAGAttaaatttgtaggaaggaactgcagatgctggtttacaccaaagatagacacaaaatgtgtctTTCTTCAAGATGAAACGCTAACTCACAtttcttttccacagatgctgcccgatatGCTGAGTGTTTCAAACAGTTTTTGCTTTCACTTCAGAAATCTTCCCTGGCTCCTTGCAAATACCAGGGCCACAATATTAATAGTTTATTACTCAGagttataattgagggtgggtccATTATCTTGATCAAAGCAGAGCAGAATTTATTTCACAAGCATTCTGATTTTACTGCCATTAACACATTAAATGTTACTGGCTAACTAGAGTAAGGGGAATCGATCAATTGGATGTACAACTTTGCAGATAAACAGACCATAAATTGCATTGCACAATTTTTCCTTTGCTTGTATTAGCAATTCTGTGTTCTTGGTGAATATGAGATGGGGAAGAGAGATGATGAAATACTTGGACCAATACTTGGTACAATGTGGTCATAGGATGTTCTCATCTGTAGATATAGAGTTGGTTTCTGGGGGGCAGACAACAACACAAGATACCTGAATTTACTTGCAATTGATAAAAGATGCAACACCATTTTAACTCGCATTTCTACACCATACAGTAAATTactgggagtgtgggagtaactcagtgggtcaggcagcgtccgtggagaacgtgggtaggtgatgtttcgggttgggacccttcttcagactctcagcagatcaggcagcctctgagaaaggatcagtctgaagaaggatcccgacctgaaacatgacctacctatgttctccagagatgctgcctgacccaccgaattactccagtacttttttgtaaaccagcaactgcagttactTGCTTTTCAAAATTAATGGGGCAAACTTGTTTTTTCGTGACTCACGCAGCGCTCTTTATCCAGACACTGGGAAATCAGTTAGTCTTCAGTGGCCGAGCTGGGAAAAGTAAGACAATCCCAAAACCAGCCTAACTGAGAAATACTGAacttaaatgaatgaatgatataacacagaaacagccccttacagcatggaaacaggaacaaaacccacatggtcacagggaggacgtacaaactccgtccagactctacccgttgtcaggatcgaacccgggtctctggcgctgtaaggcagcaactctaccgctgcgccaccgtgccaccctagcaATGAAACATGAATTAATAAATCAAAGAATGTTTCTGATAAATTACCTTCAAACATGTCCATACATTTGTTTTGAATGTTACACCACCTAATACCGAGGCTCGTGTTACTGAGTGATGGTAGATTCCTAAACAATAGGACGATATTGTGTTGCAGAACTAGTCGTGGATCCTGTTTCCACCTCCTTCAACAACCCCCTAAATTATTGATTCACTATTTTAACACTAGATTCTCCAACCCTCTCTCACAATCCGAGTTATTATACTCTCACTGTTCTACGCATGCATTTTCCAAAAATACTAATTCTATTTTTGAATGGTTCCACAATAGGTTGCAGCCACTGCCTACTCATGCTGTATCTGGTTCACTGTTGTACCTCTTTGCACATTATAATACTATTTATTTATTGAAGGGTTACGAGGGAACTAACTCATACAATGGAATTACAGAggtgttcaatgtgatcattgtttGTGGCATTGTATTATAAATGTACCGATACGATTCAAAGAGGCTGTATTGAAGGTACGTATTTTGGCCTTTTCTTCAAATTCATAAAATGTGACAATGTGAAGCATCAAATAAAATTATCCACAAGTATCTTTGATTTGCCATATTGTAATGTTAATGTTAATCTTTTAGCATTGAGTACTAATTTTGACAAAAATGATAAACGCCAAACTTTAACAAGTCCGACAGCATAAAACtatttcacccccctccccccatcttaaCTTTACCAGTGCTACAGTATATTGTAAGAAAAGGTGTATATTTTACATTGACTGAATAATTCATTTTATTACAGACTGCAGTTAAAGTCTTCACTTCTGTGTTACTGCAGATTTGACCGTATAAAAGGAGGTCTGAAGTCttcatcttgcgtatggcgtgcacagcctaaagttgtgaggccaacttgttctatttgatcttatttgattgtgcatgccgagtTGATTGCATTCCAAACCAAATTTCAAACCAAACAATTcacaaaccaaatttcgtttgaacttcatttgaggttcaaatgacaataaatggtattgtattgtattgtattgtattcgtcGAAACCACGTGAagtgcagagtctgaagaagggtctcgacccgaaacgtcacccattccttctctgcagagatgctgcctggcccgctgagttactccagcattttgtctctatctttagtttaaaccagcatctgcagttccttactacacatatAAAAGTCAGTGTTACTTTTCCATAGCC from the Amblyraja radiata isolate CabotCenter1 chromosome 16, sAmbRad1.1.pri, whole genome shotgun sequence genome contains:
- the LOC116981982 gene encoding glucose-6-phosphatase-like codes for the protein MMMDAGMDLLHSSGVELVQYLQLNYRDSQSWFTFISIAADLRNTFFVFFPIWFHLCEAVGVKLIWVAVIGDWLNLIFKWFLFGHRPYWWVHETKLYANSSLPTLQQFPLTCETGPGSPSGHAMGSAGVWYVMVSAFLTFGLQKKRSGFQKWSLHIVLWTVFCMIQVCVCTSRVFLAAHFPHQVFTGVLSGMVVAEVFGRINAIYNVNFKRYLQITLFLFSFALGFYLLLKVLGIDLLWSLEKAQRWCARAEWVHINTTPFAGLVRNMGALFGLGLALNSPIYAESCKGKRGQQLSFRISCIVVSLIVLHLFDSMKPPTQREFLFYFLSFCKSAAVPLAAAVLVPFCVSQLVNRQDKKEL